The DNA segment CAGTTTCTCGACCAGCTCAGCATTTTGAGCGGGCCAGATAAAGCTGATTAAGGTCGCGCCTTCTTTAATTTGCGCAATTTCAGCATCGGTCGGTGCATTGACTTTAAAAATCAGATCCGCTTGCCAAACCTCTGCCGTGATCTTCGCTCCAGCGGCTTCAAAAGCGGCATCGTCAAAGCTAGACAGTAAGCCAGCATTGGCCTCAACAACAACTTCAAAGCCGAGCTTTTTAAGTTGTTCGACGGTGGCAGGGGTCGCGGCGACCCGAGTTTCACCGGCGAGACTCTCTCTCGGTATTCCAATCTGCATGATTACTCCCTGGTGGTTTATATAATCGTTCCGCCTGAGTGCTTCCCCTGAGCTAAACCTAGGTAGGGCTAGGCCGCGATAAGAATGAACTCGTTTATTCAGTTGTGGCAGTTAGCGCATTCAATCTTGGTATGAAATTTGTGCTTGAAAACAAACTTCTTTGCGAGCAACAGAGGTCACTGTACAGCAGGCTCGTCACCATTGTGGCAATACTTTGGTTTGACACAAGCGTATATTGCTCAAGCTGGTCATTTCTGAACTGGTCGTATCAAAAACTTTTAACCAGTGCACACTTTTGTAGCTTAAATTTTGCACTTTGTATATTCCAAAATGGAATTAAAAATCAAATATTATTCTTTTTTGCTTTTCTAAAACCACGTTAATCTGCTGGACATTACACTGTCATAGGGCCGTCTCATGTTGTTAAAAGAACTTTCATCACTGGCTTCACCCCTGTCGCAACCGCAGGTCGAAAAGCTGAAACAACTCACCGCTGAATTAAACGCGGTGCAACTTGCTTGGGTGAGCGGTTATTTAGCCGCAACGGCCAATGCGGGCAATCAGGCCCAGCTCGCGCCCGTGTCAGACGCACAGGCGGCGCAGACAGTGACCATTCTCTATGGCAGCCAAACCGGTAATGGCCGTGGCATTGCCAAAGCTTTGGCCGAGAAGGCAAAAGCACAGGGCTATGGCGTGAATTTAGCCTCTATGGGTGAATACAATGTGCGTCAGCTCAAGCAAGAAACCTTGTTATTGCTGGTGGTCAGTACTCATGGTGAAGGTAAAGCGCCGGATGATGCGATTGAATTACATAAGTTTTTAGCATCAAAACGTGCACCTCAATTAAACAACTTACATTACTCAGTGTTGGCACTGGGCGATTCGAGCTATGAGTTTTTCTGTCAAACCGGTAAAGATTTCGATGCCCGTCTGTCGGCTTTAGGCGCCAAAGCGCTGCTGCCTCTGGTTGAGTGTGATGTGGACTATGAGGCTGCGGCCGGACAGTGGCACGCCGATGTGCTCACTGCGGTGAAGCCACTCATTCAAACCACGGCTAACGTGGTGGCGCTCAATGATACCGGCTCGGCACCAGCTGCCAGCGAAAGCGAATTTACGAAGCAAAACCCTTACAGTGCCGAAGTGTTGGTGAGCCAGAAGATCACCGGACGCGGTTCAGACCGAGACGTACGCCACGTTGAAATCGATTTAGGCGAGTCAGGACTGCGTTACGAAGTCGGTGATGCCCTTGGCGTGTGGTTTAGCAACAGTGACACCTTAGTCGATGAGATTTTAGCTGGCTTAGGGTTAGCGGCCGATGCCACTGTGACCGTCGGTAATGAGTCAATCAACCTCAAACAAGCCTTAATCGAGAAGAAAGAGCTGACACAGTTATATCCTGGTTTAGTCAAAGCCTGGGCCGAGTTGTCCGCAAGCCCTGAGCTGCTTGCTATTAGCGAAGATAAAGAACAGGTTCGCCAGTTTATCTTACATCATCAATTTGCAGACTTAGTGGCAAACTACCAGCTCAAGGCCGATGCTAATCTGGATGCAAACAAGTTAGTGGAGCTATTACGCCCATTAACGCCAAGACTCTACTCCATCGCTTCGAGCCAGAGTGAAGTCGATACCGAAGTGCATCTGACAGTGGCCTTGGTGGAGGATGAGCACCAAGGGCAAGCCCGTTTTGGCGGCGCATCGCATTTCTTAGCCTCGGCACAGGAAGGCGCCGAAGTAAAAGTGTATGTTGAACCGAACAAGCATTTCCGTTTACCTGAAGATCCACAAACGCCTGTCATCATGATTGGTCCTGGTACTGGTGTTGCGCCGTTTCGCGCCTTTATGCAGGAGCGCGTGGCGCAAGGCGCTGAGGGCGATAGCTGGTTATTCTTCGGTAATCCTCACTTTGAGCAGGACTTCCTGTATCAAACCGAGTGGCAACAGTATCTGAAAAACGGCGATTTAACCCGTATTGATGTGGCATTTTCGCGGGATCAGGCCCATAAGATTTACGTGCAGCACCGCATTAAAGAACAGGGACAAACCCTGTGGCAATGGCTGCAAAATGGGGCGCATCTTTATATTTGTGGTGATGCCGAGCGTATGGCTAAAGACGTACATCAAGCCCTATTAGCGGTTGCGGTGGAGTTTGGCGGACTGTCGAGCGAGGCGGCGGAAGAATATTTCGAGACTCTGCGCAGTCATAAACGTTACCAAAAAGACGTGTACTAATTAATTGATCCCAAAGATAGAGCAGTATCCACTGAGATACTGCCGCCGAACGAATTTTAAGAGGCAGTTGCCATGAGTGAGCAAAAGTTAGCATTAAACGAATACCTAAAGACCGACAGTGATTATCTGCGTGGCACTATTAAAGAGGGATTAGACTCCTCGGTGACGGGCAGTTTTAGCGACGGCGATCAGCAATTGATCAAATTCCACGGCTTCTATCAGCAGGATGACCGCGATTTACGTAACGAACGTAAAGAGCAAAAACTCGAGCCTTTATATAGCTTTATGTTACGTGCTCGCGTGCCAGGCGGTGTGTGTACACCTAAGCAATGGTTAGGTGTGGATGAAATTGCCTCGACGCTTACTAGCTCTAACAGCATTCGTTTAACGACGCGCCAGACGTTCCAATACCACGGCATTCCAAAGCGTAACCTCAAGACCATTATTCAAGGCTTGGACCGTGAGGCGCTCGATTCTATCGCCGCCTGTGGTGACGTTAACCGCAACGTGATGTGTAACCCGAATCCGGTGGAATCTAAGCTGCATGCGCAGGCCTATGAAGTCGCGAAAAAGCTGTCTGATCACCTGCTGCCCCACACTCGCGCCTACGCCGAGATTTGGCTAGACGAAGAGAAGTTACTGACCACAGAAGACGAAACCGTTGAACCTGTATACGGCAAGACCTACTTGCCACGTAAGTTTAAGATGGCCGTTGCCGTACCACCGGATAACGATGTTGATGTCTACACCAACGATTTAGGCTTTATTGCGGTGGCCGAAAATGGCGAATTAGTCGGTTTTAACCTGACAGCAGGTGGCGGCATGGGCTCGACCCACGGTGAAGTGGAAACCTTCCCGCGCTTGGCCGATGACTTTGGTTTTATCAAAACTGAAGATGTGATGAAGTTTGCCGAAGCTGTGATGACAGTGCAGCGTGACTGGGGTAATCGTACCAATCGTAAGCGTTCGCGCCTTAAGTACACTATCGTCGACCATGGTTATGAGAAGTTTAAGGCCGAAGTGGAAGCCCGTGCTGGCGTTAAATTTGAGCCTAAGCGCGATGTGGTGATTGGCGATCGCGGCGATCGTTATGGCTGGGTCGAAGGCGTCGATGGTAAGTGGCATTTAACCCTGTTTATTGAAAGCGGCCGCATTAAAGACGTGCCCGGTAAGAGTTTGCAAACCGGCATGCGTGAAATCGCGAAGATCCACAAGGGCGATTTCCGCATGACCTCAAACCAGAATATGATTATTGCGGGTGTGGCTCCCGAGGATAAAGCGACCATCGAAGGCCTTGCCCGTAAACACGGTTTACTCGGCCAAGTGCTGACCCAAACTCGCGGTCATTCGATTGCCTGTGTTGCCTTGCCAACCTGTCCATTGGCGATGGCGGAAGCTGAGCGTTATTTCCCTGAATTTATCGACCATATCGATGCGCTGCAGGCTAAAAATGGTATTAGCGATCAAGCCATAGTGGTGCGTATGACCGGTTGTCCAAACGGTTGCGCCCGCCCATTTGCCGCCGAAATCGGCTTAGTGGGTAAGGCGCCAGGTCGCTATAACCTGTATCTCGGGGCGAACTTCGAAGGTACTCGCCTGAATAAGATGTACAGAGAGAATATCCAAGAGGCTGAGATCCTTGCTGAATTGGATGCATTATTTGCCCGCTACGCGGTTGAGCGTAATGCAGGCGAAACCTTTGGTAACTTCACCGTCCGCACGGGCGTAGTGAAGGCGGTAATAGATGCCGCTAAGGATTTCCATGGCTGATCTTGATTCTGGGGTAACGGGTTCTGGCTTGCCGAACGCGTTGCAGAGCGTGGTAAGTCACAGCGAACTTAAAGCGCTGCTGACGGCGCCTAAGGATGTGCAGCAAGCAGAACTGGAGCGCATTAATCGCTTCTTGGCCGGATTGACGGCTCAAGAGCGAGTGCTCTGGGGCTTAGCTTATTTGCCGGGTAATCACGCGCTGTCATCCAGTTTTGGGATCCAAGCGGCGGTGATGCTGCATATGGTGAGTCAGGTGCAATCGGATATTCCGGTGATCTTAACGGATACTGGGTATCTCTTTCCTGAGACATATCAGTTTATTGACCAGCTAACCGAGCGTTTATCCTTAAACCTCAAGGTTTACCAAGCGCCAATGACCTCGGCATGGCAGGAGGCGCGTTTTGGCAAGCTGTGGGAGCAGGGCTTAGATGGGCTCGAGCGTTACAATCGACTGAATAAAGTGGAGCCGATGCAACGTGCTTTGGCAGAACTTGAAGTCGGCACTTGGTTTGCGGGACTTCGCCGCAGTCAGTCGAGCACACGCGAAGAGTTACCGATATTGGCTATCCACGGAACTCGCTTTAAGCTGCTGCCGATTATCGAGTGGTCGAACAAAGATGTGCACCTGTATCTGACGCAATTTGACTTGCCTTACCATCCTCTATGGGATCAAGGTTATGTTTCTGTTGGGGATACCCATTCGAGTAAACCCTTAGAATTAGGGATGACTGAAGAAGAAACCCGCTTTAATGGCTTAAAACGCGAATGCGGTTTGCATTACGAAATATAACCATCTATCTGATTTAATAGAAAAATGCCACAGTATTACCTGTGGCATTTTTTATTTTATGTCGCCAAAAGAATGTTTTGCTTAATTTTTCAGCGATTTGGCCGTTAAAGTATTTTGAGTGTCATTCTGGCGTCATTAAAGTCAGATAAATTTTATTTTCACAGAGTTAGTTAAGGCTTGTTCACCAGTAGTAAAATTTTTGTACATTTTTACTCACAGAGTTATGCACATTAGAATGTTCTGAGCTATATTACAAAGTTCCCGTAGATGGTTTTGAGGGAGTTTACTGCGCAGATATGCCCTAGTCGGTATTTTGCCAAGTTAAGTTGTTGAATATCGTTATTTATGGGCTTAGTTTGCTGTGTAACGATATAACGAGACGGAAAACAGTCGCACTTCCAAAAGACCTTGCTCGCCGCCGCGAGTATCAAGCAGTTTGATTGACTTGCTAGCCCTCGTTAATCTGCCCATTTCACCTCGGTCAGCTGTGGTCAAAGCTGCCGAGGTTGAGTCAACATAGTTAACATCGTTTATTTCGTTAATTCATCAATTCAGCTCGGTTTTTGGCGCTGTTTATGACAATATTATCATCAACTTACACTGTGCTATTTTATGCTGAGTGGCTAATGCCGCCGCATATGGCCCCTTTGATGGAATTATTGATGAGGATTACTGGATGACCGCCCCTATGTATGCCACGCGCGATCATGTTCATCGTCCTCAAGGGAATAAATCTAATCGCCCAGCGCCCAAGCCCAAAGCACGCGGCCTTAAGCGCATAGTCGCTTGGCTCGTTAAACTCATCTTAGGCTTATTACTCGCCTCCATTTTAAGCGTGGTGCTACTGCGTTTTATTGACCCGCCGATGTGGACTTGGCGGATTGAACGGGCATTATTCCCGCCCGCGCCAGTGACAGAAGTGCGACATCAATGGCGCTCACTCGAGCAAATCTCCCCTGAATTACAATTAGCCGTGATTGCCGCAGAGGATCAAAAGTTTGCCAGTCACACGGGGTTTGATTTAGCCGCGATAAGTTCGGCCATTGAATATAACCAAAAAGGCAACAAGGTTCGTGGTGCGAGTACCTTAAGTCAGCAAGCGGCGAAAAACCTGTTTATGTGGTCGAGCCGCAGTTTTATCCGCAAGGGAATTGAGGCCTGGTTTACCCTGTTGATGGAATTGATTTGGGATAAGTCGCGCATACTCGAGGTGTATTTGAACATCGTCGAATTTGGCCCCGGAATATATGGCGCCGAAGCCGCATCGAAACATTATTTTAGTAAGAGTGCCGCCAAATTAACCCGTTATGAGGCGTCATTATTAGCAGCGGTATTGCCTAATCCTTGGCGTTATAAAGTCTCGCCGCCTTCACCCTATGTTGAGCAGCGCTCCGCTTGGATCCGTAAGCAAATGCGCCAGTTAGGGGAAGTGACTCTTAATCGTGTTCATCAGGCCGATTAACGGGTAAATAAGGCGATAACTTTCGTCTTATTAATATGCCATGCGCTTTATCGTTAATATGAACTTTATCCTCAAGATGAATTAGGCTCTGAATGTAAATTTCATTTAGTTTGCCAAGCGAATTTGCCTTAATTGCGCAGCTTGATTCGCATCCTAGGTTAATTAATGGTAAATTAACGCACGAATTTCCCCTTCAAATACACTCAGTCCTTTGGCTATTCCCCTCGCTAATTTTTAGCTTGTGTCGGATGTTGGTTTGCCATGATGCGTGTAAAAAGGAATGACAACAGGTCAGTATTTAAATACCGAAGGTGAGTGCTTTCGGTATTATTTTTGTCACTTTGACGGTTATTAAATGGAGTTTTAGATGAAGAAGATTGTTATTGCTGCGGCAATTATTGCAGCGGGAGCAGGTGCTTATTGGTACACTCAGCATGGAACTAGCTCGAGTGCTTCGGCCAATCCTTTGCTTGATTATATCCCTGCCGACACCCCAGTATTTTCAGGTCAGTTAAAACCTTTCCCACTGAAAAACTACCTGCAATCTATTTCTGGCAATTACCAGCAATATTCAACAGATTCTCTGGCAGAGTTAGGCGCATTAGATAGCCCTATGGCCAAGTTTTTTGTCAGTATCTATACGCAGTATATGGATGGGATAAAAAATCCAACCCAATTGCTTAAGACCTTTGGTTTACCAAATGAAGTCGAGCCTTTTTTCTATACCTTAGGTGTGATCCCAGTTCTTAAAACCAATGTGGATCAAATCGATGCATTCTGGGCCGTCTTGGATAAAGCCGAGAAAGACAGCGGCTTCACCCATGAGAAGCGCACCTTGGCGGGCGTTGATTATCGCGCTTATTCACTGGCCGAAGAAGGTTCTACTGAGAAGGTTGACCTGTTATTTGCCCATAAAGATGGCATCTTAACTGTGA comes from the Shewanella mangrovisoli genome and includes:
- the cysI gene encoding assimilatory sulfite reductase (NADPH) hemoprotein subunit, producing the protein MSEQKLALNEYLKTDSDYLRGTIKEGLDSSVTGSFSDGDQQLIKFHGFYQQDDRDLRNERKEQKLEPLYSFMLRARVPGGVCTPKQWLGVDEIASTLTSSNSIRLTTRQTFQYHGIPKRNLKTIIQGLDREALDSIAACGDVNRNVMCNPNPVESKLHAQAYEVAKKLSDHLLPHTRAYAEIWLDEEKLLTTEDETVEPVYGKTYLPRKFKMAVAVPPDNDVDVYTNDLGFIAVAENGELVGFNLTAGGGMGSTHGEVETFPRLADDFGFIKTEDVMKFAEAVMTVQRDWGNRTNRKRSRLKYTIVDHGYEKFKAEVEARAGVKFEPKRDVVIGDRGDRYGWVEGVDGKWHLTLFIESGRIKDVPGKSLQTGMREIAKIHKGDFRMTSNQNMIIAGVAPEDKATIEGLARKHGLLGQVLTQTRGHSIACVALPTCPLAMAEAERYFPEFIDHIDALQAKNGISDQAIVVRMTGCPNGCARPFAAEIGLVGKAPGRYNLYLGANFEGTRLNKMYRENIQEAEILAELDALFARYAVERNAGETFGNFTVRTGVVKAVIDAAKDFHG
- a CDS encoding assimilatory sulfite reductase (NADPH) flavoprotein subunit, yielding MLLKELSSLASPLSQPQVEKLKQLTAELNAVQLAWVSGYLAATANAGNQAQLAPVSDAQAAQTVTILYGSQTGNGRGIAKALAEKAKAQGYGVNLASMGEYNVRQLKQETLLLLVVSTHGEGKAPDDAIELHKFLASKRAPQLNNLHYSVLALGDSSYEFFCQTGKDFDARLSALGAKALLPLVECDVDYEAAAGQWHADVLTAVKPLIQTTANVVALNDTGSAPAASESEFTKQNPYSAEVLVSQKITGRGSDRDVRHVEIDLGESGLRYEVGDALGVWFSNSDTLVDEILAGLGLAADATVTVGNESINLKQALIEKKELTQLYPGLVKAWAELSASPELLAISEDKEQVRQFILHHQFADLVANYQLKADANLDANKLVELLRPLTPRLYSIASSQSEVDTEVHLTVALVEDEHQGQARFGGASHFLASAQEGAEVKVYVEPNKHFRLPEDPQTPVIMIGPGTGVAPFRAFMQERVAQGAEGDSWLFFGNPHFEQDFLYQTEWQQYLKNGDLTRIDVAFSRDQAHKIYVQHRIKEQGQTLWQWLQNGAHLYICGDAERMAKDVHQALLAVAVEFGGLSSEAAEEYFETLRSHKRYQKDVY
- the mtgA gene encoding monofunctional biosynthetic peptidoglycan transglycosylase, coding for MTAPMYATRDHVHRPQGNKSNRPAPKPKARGLKRIVAWLVKLILGLLLASILSVVLLRFIDPPMWTWRIERALFPPAPVTEVRHQWRSLEQISPELQLAVIAAEDQKFASHTGFDLAAISSAIEYNQKGNKVRGASTLSQQAAKNLFMWSSRSFIRKGIEAWFTLLMELIWDKSRILEVYLNIVEFGPGIYGAEAASKHYFSKSAAKLTRYEASLLAAVLPNPWRYKVSPPSPYVEQRSAWIRKQMRQLGEVTLNRVHQAD
- a CDS encoding phosphoadenylyl-sulfate reductase, with protein sequence MADLDSGVTGSGLPNALQSVVSHSELKALLTAPKDVQQAELERINRFLAGLTAQERVLWGLAYLPGNHALSSSFGIQAAVMLHMVSQVQSDIPVILTDTGYLFPETYQFIDQLTERLSLNLKVYQAPMTSAWQEARFGKLWEQGLDGLERYNRLNKVEPMQRALAELEVGTWFAGLRRSQSSTREELPILAIHGTRFKLLPIIEWSNKDVHLYLTQFDLPYHPLWDQGYVSVGDTHSSKPLELGMTEEETRFNGLKRECGLHYEI